From the genome of Acidimicrobiia bacterium, one region includes:
- a CDS encoding trypsin-like peptidase domain-containing protein has product MKVSQERPTASTRAAEGTGEQTVDPTTVTRAPALRTLVLVVVAALSGALAGAVVAHDRSKAATPSTSLPPSASSTVAGALAAVGPAVVSIRTEPVDISQIEQPRATPGSATGVVIRSDGVILTSAGVVASGRPISVRLADGRALRATVLGRDLATDLALLKVSAHALPIARLTTSDALGVGDDVVALGDALSLPGGPTVGRGVVAALHRTIALPASDVATGLPSRLSGLIQVTEPLGAGDAGGPVVDAHGAVVGVATAADGEQAPGFAVDVYRAGDAIRALEQGRATADRLGVEAIDVTPALANAYGLPVQSGAFVAAVVPHSPAATAGVRSGDIVVQADRERVATAEDLSREAREPSNTTLPLKVVRGTRRLVVTVKLPSSG; this is encoded by the coding sequence GTGAAGGTTTCGCAGGAGCGGCCCACGGCGTCGACTCGCGCGGCGGAGGGGACGGGCGAGCAGACGGTTGATCCGACGACGGTGACGCGCGCGCCCGCGCTGCGCACCCTCGTCCTCGTCGTCGTGGCCGCGCTCAGCGGCGCCCTGGCCGGTGCCGTCGTCGCCCACGACCGATCGAAGGCCGCGACCCCGTCGACGTCGCTCCCACCGTCGGCGTCCTCGACCGTCGCGGGCGCGCTCGCGGCCGTCGGCCCGGCGGTCGTGTCGATCCGTACCGAGCCCGTCGACATCAGCCAGATCGAGCAGCCCCGTGCGACGCCGGGAAGCGCGACGGGTGTCGTCATCCGCTCCGACGGCGTGATCCTCACGTCGGCGGGGGTCGTCGCGAGCGGGCGGCCGATCTCGGTTCGTCTCGCCGACGGGCGGGCGCTGCGAGCGACGGTCCTCGGGCGCGACCTCGCGACCGACCTCGCGCTCCTCAAGGTCTCGGCCCACGCGCTCCCAATCGCGCGGCTCACCACCAGTGACGCGCTCGGCGTCGGCGACGACGTGGTCGCGCTCGGCGACGCGCTGTCGCTGCCCGGAGGCCCGACCGTCGGTCGTGGGGTCGTCGCCGCGTTGCACCGCACCATCGCACTCCCCGCGAGTGATGTCGCGACCGGACTTCCGTCGCGCCTGAGCGGGCTGATCCAGGTGACCGAGCCGCTCGGCGCGGGCGACGCCGGTGGTCCCGTCGTCGACGCGCACGGCGCTGTGGTCGGTGTGGCGACCGCGGCCGACGGCGAGCAGGCGCCGGGCTTCGCGGTCGACGTCTACCGCGCGGGCGACGCGATCCGCGCGCTCGAGCAGGGTCGTGCGACGGCAGACCGTCTCGGCGTCGAAGCGATCGACGTCACGCCCGCGCTCGCGAACGCGTACGGCCTGCCCGTGCAGTCGGGCGCGTTCGTCGCCGCGGTCGTGCCGCACTCGCCGGCCGCGACCGCGGGAGTGCGGTCGGGCGACATCGTCGTGCAGGCCGACCGCGAACGCGTCGCGACCGCTGAGGATCTCTCGCGCGAAGCGCGGGAACCGTCGAACACGACGTTGCCGCTCAAGGTGGTGCGCGGTACTCGAAGACTCGTCGTCACCGTGAAGCTTCCGTCCTCAGGGTGA
- a CDS encoding AMP-binding protein: MTDESFGGAWATVAELAPERLAIVCGERRLTFGELAARARALASALHANGLRAGDKVAIELVNSPEYLETFFAAQLLGCVPVNVNYRYVEDELAYLLDNSDAAAIVFHDDFASTVARAIEARVTPIAIARYQVRHAGAELTRGARWYDDVLAHGDATFVSDHEPNGDDLVFIYTGGTTGAPKAVMWRSADLATSLWQMARPGTEPPTARSTIERGRAAATVLPACPLMHGTGLFIALSTLSGGGTVVLVDSPRLDPVAVWDAVERESVRVLTIVGDAFARPLLEALEREPDRWDLGRLSAITSSGVTWSPETKHGLLARLPGITLIDSLGASEGLMTRNEAREAGDVKPAGFAASDRLVVVADDGTRCEAGDGRIGMLGVGGSIPLGYYKDPEKTAATFRTVEGHRYSIPGDYARIEADGMITLLGRGSACINTGGEKVYPEEVELALRSHPSVFDCVVVGVPSTRWGEMIVALVQPDTASPFDDDAVAAHLRTRIAAYKCPKRYVKLASLERSPAGKADYTHLRRVASEAVGEG; the protein is encoded by the coding sequence GTGACTGACGAATCGTTCGGCGGCGCGTGGGCGACGGTGGCCGAGCTCGCGCCCGAGCGGCTCGCGATCGTGTGCGGCGAGCGGCGGTTGACGTTCGGCGAGCTGGCGGCGCGGGCCCGCGCGCTCGCGAGCGCGCTGCACGCCAACGGCCTGCGCGCGGGCGACAAGGTCGCGATCGAGCTCGTGAACTCACCCGAGTACCTCGAGACGTTCTTCGCCGCGCAGCTCCTCGGGTGCGTGCCCGTCAACGTGAACTACCGCTACGTCGAGGACGAGCTCGCGTACCTGCTCGACAACTCCGACGCCGCCGCGATCGTGTTCCACGACGACTTCGCGTCGACCGTTGCGCGCGCGATCGAGGCGCGCGTGACGCCGATTGCGATCGCGCGGTATCAGGTGCGCCACGCCGGCGCCGAGCTCACGCGCGGCGCGCGTTGGTACGACGACGTGCTCGCGCACGGCGACGCCACGTTCGTCTCCGACCACGAACCCAACGGCGACGACCTGGTCTTCATCTACACCGGCGGCACGACCGGCGCGCCGAAGGCCGTGATGTGGCGCAGCGCCGACCTCGCGACCTCGTTGTGGCAGATGGCGCGACCCGGAACCGAGCCGCCGACCGCGCGGTCGACGATCGAGCGCGGCCGCGCCGCCGCGACCGTGCTCCCCGCGTGTCCACTCATGCACGGCACCGGGTTGTTCATCGCGCTGTCGACGTTGTCGGGCGGCGGCACGGTCGTGCTCGTCGACTCGCCGCGACTCGACCCGGTCGCGGTGTGGGACGCGGTCGAGCGCGAGTCGGTGCGCGTGCTCACGATCGTGGGCGACGCGTTCGCGCGCCCGCTGCTCGAGGCGCTCGAACGCGAGCCCGATCGTTGGGACCTCGGTCGGCTGTCGGCGATCACGTCGTCGGGCGTGACGTGGAGCCCGGAGACGAAGCACGGTCTGCTCGCGCGGTTACCGGGCATCACGCTCATCGACTCACTCGGCGCGTCGGAAGGTTTGATGACGCGCAACGAGGCGCGCGAAGCGGGCGACGTGAAGCCCGCGGGCTTCGCTGCGAGCGACCGACTCGTCGTCGTCGCCGACGACGGCACCCGGTGCGAGGCCGGCGACGGCCGGATCGGCATGCTCGGCGTCGGCGGTTCGATCCCGCTCGGCTACTACAAGGATCCCGAGAAGACCGCGGCGACGTTTCGCACGGTCGAGGGCCATCGCTATTCGATCCCCGGCGACTACGCGCGCATCGAAGCCGACGGCATGATCACGCTGCTCGGCCGCGGCAGCGCGTGCATCAACACCGGCGGCGAGAAGGTGTATCCCGAGGAGGTCGAGCTCGCGCTGCGCTCGCACCCGTCGGTGTTCGACTGCGTGGTCGTCGGCGTGCCCAGCACGCGCTGGGGCGAGATGATCGTCGCGCTCGTGCAACCCGACACGGCGAGCCCGTTCGACGACGACGCGGTCGCCGCGCACTTGCGCACGCGCATCGCCGCGTACAAGTGCCCGAAGCGGTACGTGAAGCTGGCGTCGCTCGAGCGCTCGCCCGCGGGCAAGGCCGACTACACGCATCTCCGCCGGGTCGCGTCCGAGGCCGTCGGCGAGGGCTGA
- a CDS encoding rhodanese-like domain-containing protein, producing the protein MSDVPQVEPDDAHTMLEAGGLLLDVREQDEWDAGHVPDAQFIPLGEVGARFGEIPRDRRIVVICRSGARSDRAAQFLASQGFDAVNVSGGMRAWVTGGYDDEVVATDGLPGTVI; encoded by the coding sequence ATGAGCGATGTACCCCAAGTCGAACCGGACGACGCGCACACGATGCTCGAGGCCGGCGGCTTGCTCCTCGACGTGCGCGAGCAGGACGAGTGGGATGCCGGGCACGTGCCCGACGCGCAGTTCATCCCGCTCGGCGAGGTGGGCGCGCGCTTCGGTGAAATACCGCGCGACCGTCGCATCGTCGTGATCTGCCGGTCCGGCGCGCGCTCGGATCGCGCCGCGCAGTTCCTCGCGAGCCAGGGCTTCGACGCGGTGAACGTCAGCGGCGGGATGCGCGCGTGGGTCACCGGTGGTTACGACGACGAGGTCGTCGCGACCGACGGCCTCCCCGGCACCGTCATCTGA